In Pollutimonas sp. M17, a single genomic region encodes these proteins:
- a CDS encoding SAM-dependent methyltransferase, giving the protein MGEASPSAWLPQAVQELAGRLTTYIAENAKTARAFLKLVGTAGPLQDITIHTLDGKVDAQQMKAWLQPLLAGGEIGLVSEAGCPAVADPGARVVALAHAMGIRVAPWVGPSSILLSLMASGLDGQRFAFHGYAPVDPSERARQLKAWESISRKQDQTQILIETPYRNEAMFQTLKQALNDTTRLCVARSLTTGDEWIRTCSIAQWKKAAAPDLARKPTIFLFLAGRRN; this is encoded by the coding sequence ATGGGCGAGGCATCGCCCTCCGCCTGGCTTCCGCAGGCCGTCCAGGAGCTTGCCGGACGCCTGACCACCTATATCGCCGAGAACGCCAAGACGGCCCGCGCCTTCCTGAAGCTGGTCGGCACGGCCGGACCGCTGCAGGACATCACCATCCACACACTGGACGGCAAAGTGGATGCCCAGCAAATGAAGGCCTGGCTCCAGCCCTTGCTGGCAGGCGGCGAAATAGGCCTGGTGTCCGAAGCGGGCTGCCCCGCCGTGGCCGACCCCGGCGCCCGCGTCGTGGCCCTGGCCCATGCCATGGGCATACGCGTCGCGCCCTGGGTGGGCCCGTCGTCCATCTTGCTCAGCCTGATGGCCAGCGGGCTGGACGGCCAGCGCTTCGCCTTCCATGGCTATGCGCCCGTGGACCCCTCCGAACGCGCCAGGCAACTGAAGGCCTGGGAAAGCATTTCGCGCAAGCAGGACCAGACCCAGATCCTGATCGAAACCCCTTATCGCAACGAAGCCATGTTCCAGACCCTGAAACAGGCGCTGAACGATACGACACGGCTTTGCGTCGCCCGCTCGCTGACGACCGGCGACGAATGGATACGCACGTGCAGCATTGCCCAATGGAAGAAGGCGGCGGCGCCCGATCTGGCGCGCAAGCCCACCATCTTCCTGTTCCTGGCCGGGCGCCGGAACTGA
- a CDS encoding Maf-like protein — MRLILASSSRYRKEMLERLCVPFTAISPDIDESPMHGETPAQLALRLSMAKAQAVVQAQPGAVVIGSDQVATVDGSPIGKPGSFERARQQLLQLSGRTVEFHSALCVSDGRRYLTDDIITFCRFRTLTDEEITRYLHREQPYDTAGSAKAEGLGIALMDSMRSDDPTAIIGLPLIALARMLRAFGIDPLAQA; from the coding sequence ATGCGTCTCATCCTAGCCTCAAGCTCGCGCTATCGCAAGGAAATGCTTGAACGCCTGTGCGTTCCCTTTACGGCCATATCGCCCGACATCGACGAAAGCCCCATGCATGGCGAAACCCCGGCGCAGCTGGCCCTGCGCCTGTCCATGGCCAAGGCCCAGGCCGTTGTCCAGGCGCAGCCCGGGGCGGTGGTCATCGGCTCCGACCAGGTGGCGACCGTCGACGGCTCGCCCATCGGCAAGCCAGGCTCGTTCGAACGCGCCCGGCAACAGCTTTTGCAGCTCAGCGGCCGGACGGTGGAGTTCCACAGCGCCCTGTGCGTCAGCGACGGACGCCGCTACCTGACCGACGATATCATTACGTTTTGCCGTTTCCGCACGCTGACCGACGAGGAGATCACCCGCTATCTGCACCGCGAGCAGCCCTACGACACGGCCGGCAGCGCCAAGGCCGAAGGCCTGGGCATCGCCCTGATGGACAGCATGCGCAGCGACGATCCCACCGCCATCATCGGCCTGCCGCTCATCGCCCTTGCCCGCATGCTGCGCGCATTCGGCATCGACCCCCTGGCGCAGGCGTAG
- a CDS encoding YceD family protein yields MEKQASGGYEPYIDTFELTRLGQEVSGQAPIARFGRLIGDLPGQEDTVVSWSLRGMQDARDRHFLQVHIKAAPTLECQRCLKPFQWPVDSTNRLQVVKSQAALEAEDVLDAESDDIIERIVGSRRLDVLELIEDELILGLPYVPMHEVCPTPEPLSQEPDAETARPSPFAALSQLKKD; encoded by the coding sequence GTGGAAAAGCAAGCTTCGGGCGGGTACGAGCCCTATATCGACACGTTCGAGCTTACACGTCTTGGCCAAGAGGTTTCCGGCCAGGCGCCTATTGCCCGGTTCGGGCGCCTTATCGGCGACTTGCCCGGGCAAGAGGACACCGTGGTGTCCTGGTCGTTGCGGGGCATGCAGGATGCGCGGGACCGGCATTTTTTGCAGGTTCACATAAAGGCGGCGCCCACGCTGGAATGCCAGCGCTGCCTGAAGCCTTTCCAGTGGCCGGTCGATTCCACCAATCGCCTGCAGGTGGTGAAGTCCCAGGCCGCCCTGGAGGCCGAGGACGTCCTGGACGCCGAATCCGACGATATCATTGAACGTATCGTTGGTTCCAGGCGCCTCGATGTCCTGGAGCTGATCGAGGATGAGCTCATCCTGGGTCTGCCCTATGTGCCCATGCACGAAGTTTGTCCGACGCCGGAGCCTCTTTCCCAGGAGCCCGACGCCGAAACAGCCAGGCCTTCGCCGTTCGCGGCTTTGAGCCAGCTTAAGAAAGATTGA
- the rpmF gene encoding 50S ribosomal protein L32 translates to MAVQQNKKSPSKRGMHRSHDFISAPPTAVEPTTGELHLRHHISPNGVYRGRKVLKSKNDE, encoded by the coding sequence ATGGCCGTTCAGCAAAACAAAAAGAGCCCGTCTAAACGCGGTATGCATCGTTCGCACGATTTCATTTCCGCGCCTCCCACGGCTGTAGAACCCACGACCGGTGAATTGCACCTGCGTCACCACATCAGCCCCAACGGCGTCTACCGCGGCCGCAAGGTACTCAAGTCCAAGAACGACGAGTAA
- the plsX gene encoding phosphate acyltransferase PlsX: MPTTEIRIAIDCMGGDVGLPVTVPAACQFAKQNADTRFLLAGDADAIEARLRSLGDLGRDWYEILPASEVVTMDDPVEVALRRKKDSSMRVAVQAVKDGRADACISAGNTGAWMAISRYILKTLDGIDRPAIATSIPNQKGGATTMLDLGANVDCSAEHLLQFAIMGSALASAVDRRQQPTIGLLNIGEEVIKGNEVVKQAAELLRTSGLNFYGNVEGDDICKGTVDVIVCDGFVGNVVLKSIEGVAKMVATMMRAEFKRDALSMAAGVLATPVLNRLRDRVDNRRYNGAALLGLRGIVIKSHGSADAYAFGYALQRAREAVHNGLLDGTTNAIDHLRQSLQAAAAQSAKLSNDLSDPAR; encoded by the coding sequence ATGCCGACAACTGAGATTCGGATTGCCATCGATTGCATGGGCGGTGATGTCGGCTTGCCGGTTACCGTCCCCGCCGCCTGTCAATTCGCCAAGCAGAATGCCGACACGCGTTTCCTGCTTGCGGGCGACGCGGACGCGATCGAGGCCCGCCTGCGCTCCCTGGGCGACCTGGGGCGCGACTGGTACGAAATCCTGCCTGCCTCCGAGGTCGTCACCATGGACGACCCCGTCGAGGTCGCATTGCGGCGCAAGAAAGATTCATCGATGCGCGTTGCCGTGCAGGCCGTCAAGGACGGCCGCGCCGATGCCTGCATTTCCGCGGGCAACACCGGCGCCTGGATGGCGATTTCACGCTACATCCTGAAAACGCTGGACGGCATCGACCGGCCCGCCATCGCCACGTCCATTCCGAACCAGAAGGGCGGGGCGACCACCATGCTGGACCTGGGCGCCAACGTCGATTGCTCGGCCGAGCATCTGCTGCAGTTCGCCATCATGGGGTCGGCGCTGGCCTCCGCGGTCGACCGCCGCCAGCAGCCCACCATCGGCCTGCTCAACATCGGCGAAGAAGTCATCAAGGGCAACGAGGTCGTCAAGCAGGCGGCCGAGCTTCTGCGCACCAGCGGCCTGAACTTCTACGGCAACGTCGAGGGCGACGACATCTGCAAAGGCACGGTCGACGTCATCGTCTGCGACGGCTTCGTCGGCAATGTGGTGCTCAAGTCCATCGAAGGGGTGGCGAAAATGGTCGCCACCATGATGCGGGCCGAATTCAAGCGCGATGCCTTGTCCATGGCGGCGGGAGTGCTGGCCACGCCGGTGCTGAACCGCCTGCGCGACCGGGTCGACAACCGCCGCTACAATGGCGCGGCACTGCTGGGTTTGCGGGGCATCGTCATCAAAAGCCACGGCTCGGCCGACGCCTACGCCTTTGGCTATGCGCTGCAAAGGGCGCGTGAAGCGGTGCATAATGGTCTGCTTGATGGTACAACCAACGCCATCGATCATCTTCGCCAGAGTTTGCAGGCCGCAGCGGCGCAATCGGCGAAGCTCTCCAACGATTTATCTGATCCTGCGCGCTAG
- a CDS encoding beta-ketoacyl-ACP synthase III yields the protein MPYAKIIGSGGYLPPRIVSNDDLAADLATRQIETSDSWIVERTGIRQRHLADTGTTTSQLAARAAQIALDDAGVEAGEIDLIIVATSTPDFVFPSTACLVQAKLGAKGGAAFDVQAVCSGFVYALATADAFIRAGRAKTALVIGAEVFSSILDWNDRSTCVLFGDGAGAVVLKASDEPGIMAAQLNADGSQMKILCAAGNVAHGEVVGDPFLRMDGQAVFKLAVTSLTKSAIDVCEQAEVKLEDIDWLVPHQANVRIINFLGRRLGIPDEKVVVTVDRHANTSAASVPLAFDVARRDGRIKAGDSVLMQGVGGGFTWGSVLVKM from the coding sequence ATGCCTTATGCCAAGATAATAGGGTCGGGCGGATACTTGCCTCCCCGTATCGTGTCCAACGACGATCTTGCCGCCGACCTTGCCACGCGCCAGATCGAGACCTCCGATTCCTGGATCGTCGAGCGCACGGGCATACGGCAGCGCCATCTGGCCGACACCGGCACCACCACCAGCCAGCTGGCGGCGCGGGCGGCGCAGATCGCCCTGGACGATGCCGGCGTCGAAGCCGGCGAGATCGACCTGATCATCGTCGCCACCTCCACGCCCGATTTCGTCTTTCCCAGCACGGCTTGCCTGGTGCAGGCCAAGCTTGGCGCCAAGGGCGGGGCGGCGTTCGACGTGCAGGCGGTATGCAGCGGCTTCGTCTACGCTCTGGCCACCGCTGACGCCTTCATCCGCGCCGGGCGCGCGAAGACCGCGCTGGTCATCGGCGCCGAGGTGTTTTCCAGCATTCTCGACTGGAACGATCGCAGCACCTGCGTGCTGTTCGGCGACGGCGCCGGCGCCGTCGTCCTGAAGGCGTCCGACGAGCCCGGCATCATGGCCGCGCAATTGAATGCCGACGGCAGCCAGATGAAGATACTTTGCGCCGCGGGCAATGTGGCGCACGGCGAAGTGGTGGGCGATCCCTTCCTGCGCATGGACGGCCAGGCTGTATTCAAGCTGGCGGTCACCTCGCTCACCAAGTCGGCCATCGATGTCTGCGAGCAGGCCGAAGTAAAGCTGGAAGACATCGATTGGCTGGTGCCGCACCAGGCCAATGTGCGCATCATCAATTTCCTGGGCCGGCGCCTGGGTATCCCGGACGAGAAGGTCGTCGTCACGGTCGACCGGCATGCCAATACCTCCGCCGCCAGCGTGCCGCTGGCATTCGACGTGGCTCGCCGCGACGGCCGCATCAAGGCCGGGGACTCCGTCCTGATGCAGGGCGTCGGCGGCGGCTTCACATGGGGTTCCGTGCTGGTGAAAATGTAA
- the fabD gene encoding ACP S-malonyltransferase, giving the protein MKIAFVFPGQGSQSIGMLDAWAGNAAVNEVVGRASAALGQDLAALVSGGPADDLNLTTNTQPVMLTAGVAVYRAWLDAGGRPPALVAGHSLGEYSALAAVGALSLEDAVRLVRVRADAMQAAVPVGAGGMAAVLGLDDDVVRDVCARAAQGQVVEAVNFNAPAQVVIAGHKAAVERACELAKAEGAKRALVLPVSAPFHSSLLKPAAQVLEGALAGIELVSPQVPLINNVDVQAPSEPAAIKDALVRQAWHPVRWVETLHAMKEQGVTHVVECGPGKVLAGLTKRIDRDLVGLAITDPASLHAALETLQG; this is encoded by the coding sequence ATGAAAATAGCTTTCGTCTTTCCCGGACAGGGATCGCAATCCATCGGCATGCTCGATGCCTGGGCGGGCAATGCCGCGGTCAATGAAGTGGTCGGCCGCGCATCGGCCGCGTTGGGGCAGGATCTGGCCGCGCTCGTTTCGGGCGGCCCCGCCGACGACCTGAATCTCACGACCAATACCCAGCCCGTCATGCTGACGGCGGGCGTGGCGGTCTACCGCGCCTGGCTCGATGCGGGCGGACGTCCGCCGGCGCTGGTCGCGGGCCATAGCCTGGGCGAGTACTCGGCCCTGGCGGCCGTCGGCGCGCTGTCGCTGGAGGATGCCGTGCGCCTGGTGCGCGTTCGCGCCGACGCCATGCAGGCCGCCGTGCCGGTCGGCGCGGGCGGCATGGCCGCCGTGCTGGGCCTGGACGACGATGTCGTCCGGGACGTATGCGCCAGGGCGGCGCAGGGCCAAGTCGTGGAAGCGGTCAATTTCAATGCCCCCGCGCAAGTCGTCATTGCCGGGCACAAGGCGGCGGTCGAGCGCGCCTGCGAACTGGCCAAGGCCGAGGGCGCCAAGCGCGCCCTGGTGCTGCCGGTGTCCGCGCCCTTTCATTCCAGCCTGCTCAAGCCCGCCGCCCAGGTGCTGGAAGGCGCGCTGGCCGGCATCGAACTGGTCTCGCCGCAAGTGCCCCTGATCAACAACGTCGACGTCCAGGCGCCGTCGGAGCCGGCCGCCATCAAGGACGCGCTGGTGCGCCAGGCCTGGCACCCCGTGCGCTGGGTCGAAACGCTGCACGCCATGAAAGAGCAGGGCGTCACGCACGTGGTCGAATGCGGTCCGGGCAAAGTGCTGGCGGGCCTGACCAAACGCATAGACCGCGATCTGGTCGGGTTGGCCATTACCGATCCGGCATCCCTGCACGCTGCATTAGAGACTCTACAAGGATAA
- the fabG gene encoding 3-oxoacyl-ACP reductase FabG: protein MQDKPLAGRIALVTGATRGIGKAIALELAAQGATVVGTATSESGAQAISEMLAASGGRGVALDVNDAQACDDLVAELGKQDGGPHILVNNAGITRDNLAMRMKDEDWDTVIATNLSSVFRLSRAVTRNMMKARWGRIINITSVVGSSGNPGQANYAAAKAGVAGMARALARELGSRNITVNCVAPGFIETDMTRALNESQTAAILSQIPLGRLGAAAEIASAVAFLAGPQAGYITGTTLHVNGGMYM, encoded by the coding sequence ATGCAAGACAAACCACTGGCGGGCAGGATTGCCCTGGTAACGGGCGCCACGCGCGGCATCGGCAAGGCCATTGCGCTTGAACTGGCGGCGCAGGGCGCCACGGTGGTCGGCACGGCCACCTCCGAGTCCGGCGCGCAGGCGATCTCCGAAATGCTGGCCGCAAGCGGCGGGCGGGGCGTTGCGCTGGACGTGAACGACGCCCAGGCCTGCGACGACCTGGTGGCGGAACTGGGCAAGCAGGACGGCGGACCCCATATATTGGTCAACAATGCCGGCATCACGCGCGACAACCTGGCCATGCGCATGAAGGACGAGGACTGGGATACGGTCATCGCCACCAATCTGTCCTCGGTGTTCCGCCTGTCGCGCGCCGTGACGCGCAACATGATGAAAGCCCGCTGGGGCCGCATCATCAATATCACGTCGGTGGTCGGCTCCAGCGGCAACCCGGGCCAGGCCAACTACGCCGCCGCGAAGGCCGGCGTGGCCGGCATGGCGAGGGCGCTGGCGCGCGAACTGGGCAGCCGCAACATCACGGTCAATTGCGTCGCGCCCGGCTTCATCGAAACCGACATGACGCGCGCGCTGAACGAATCGCAGACCGCCGCCATCCTCTCGCAGATACCGCTGGGCCGGCTGGGCGCGGCAGCCGAGATCGCGTCGGCCGTGGCCTTCCTGGCCGGGCCGCAGGCCGGCTACATCACCGGCACCACGCTGCACGTGAACGGTGGAATGTATATGTAA
- the acpP gene encoding acyl carrier protein, translating into MESIEQRVKKIVAEQLGVNEAEIKNESSFLDDLGADSLDMVELVMALEDEFETEIPDEEAEKITTVQQAVDYITSHSKQ; encoded by the coding sequence ATGGAAAGCATCGAACAGCGCGTCAAGAAGATCGTCGCTGAACAACTTGGCGTCAACGAAGCCGAGATCAAAAACGAATCTTCCTTCCTTGACGACCTCGGTGCCGATTCGCTCGATATGGTCGAGCTCGTGATGGCACTGGAAGATGAATTCGAAACCGAAATTCCGGACGAAGAGGCCGAAAAGATCACGACGGTTCAGCAAGCTGTTGACTACATCACATCGCACAGCAAGCAGTAA
- the fabF gene encoding beta-ketoacyl-ACP synthase II: MKRRVVITGLGIVSPVGNDIDSAWDNIVNGRSGIGRITRFDPSAFNAQIAGEVKGFDVTQYMSAKEAKQMDTFIHYGVAAGVQAWRDSGLAATEENADRIGTIIGSGIGGLPRIEETQVEYLERGPRRISPFFVPASLINLISGQLSIMLGLKGPSYAVVSACTTGLHSIGDAARLIEYGDADVMVAGGAESTVSPLGIGGFAAMRALSTRNDDPETASRPWDRDRDGFVLGEGAGALVLEEYEHARKRGARIYGEFAGYGMSSDAHHITSPDRDGPRRGVINALRNGGVNPDEVDYVNAHGTSTPLGDKNESEALKLAFGDHARKLVVNSTKSMTGHLLGAAGGIEAVFTALAVYHQISPPTINIFNQDPECDLDYCANEARKMKIDVALSNSFGFGGTNGSMIVRRV, from the coding sequence GTGAAACGACGTGTCGTCATTACCGGCCTGGGTATTGTTTCGCCAGTCGGCAACGATATTGACAGCGCCTGGGACAATATCGTTAATGGACGCTCCGGCATCGGACGCATCACGCGGTTCGATCCATCGGCGTTCAATGCCCAGATAGCGGGTGAAGTCAAAGGCTTCGATGTCACGCAGTACATGTCGGCCAAGGAAGCCAAGCAAATGGATACCTTCATCCATTACGGCGTGGCGGCCGGCGTCCAGGCATGGCGCGACAGCGGCCTGGCGGCCACCGAGGAAAATGCGGATCGCATCGGCACCATCATCGGCTCCGGCATCGGCGGGTTGCCCCGCATCGAAGAAACACAAGTCGAATACCTGGAACGCGGCCCCCGCCGCATTTCGCCGTTTTTCGTCCCGGCTTCCCTGATCAACCTGATCTCCGGCCAGCTGTCCATCATGCTCGGCCTGAAAGGGCCCAGCTATGCCGTGGTTTCGGCCTGCACGACGGGGCTGCACTCCATCGGCGACGCAGCCCGGCTTATCGAATACGGTGATGCCGACGTCATGGTCGCCGGCGGCGCCGAGTCCACCGTGTCGCCCCTGGGCATAGGCGGCTTTGCCGCCATGCGCGCGCTGTCCACGCGCAACGACGATCCGGAAACGGCTTCCCGCCCCTGGGATCGCGACCGCGATGGCTTCGTCCTGGGCGAGGGCGCCGGCGCCCTGGTGCTCGAAGAATACGAGCATGCCCGCAAGCGCGGCGCGCGCATCTACGGCGAATTCGCCGGCTATGGCATGAGCTCCGACGCCCATCACATTACCTCGCCCGACCGCGACGGCCCCCGGCGCGGCGTGATCAACGCCCTGCGCAACGGCGGCGTCAATCCCGACGAGGTCGACTACGTGAATGCGCACGGCACTTCCACGCCCCTGGGCGACAAGAACGAATCCGAAGCGCTCAAGCTGGCCTTCGGCGACCACGCCAGGAAACTGGTCGTCAATTCCACCAAGTCCATGACCGGCCACCTTCTGGGCGCCGCCGGCGGGATCGAAGCGGTATTCACGGCCCTTGCCGTCTATCACCAGATATCTCCGCCCACCATCAATATTTTCAATCAGGACCCTGAGTGCGATCTGGATTATTGCGCCAATGAAGCGCGCAAGATGAAGATCGACGTCGCCCTGTCGAATTCATTCGGCTTCGGCGGTACCAATGGGTCCATGATCGTGCGGAGGGTGTAG
- the rpoE gene encoding RNA polymerase sigma factor RpoE: MSEREVDAELVARVQRGDKRAFDLLVLKYQRKIMRLLSRMIRDPAEIEDVAQEAFIKAYRALPQFRGESAFYTWLYRIAINTARNWQVASGRRPSTLNAIETEDGETFSQIDNLTDISTPESALASRQIVETVNAAIQALPEDLRTAIVLREIEGMSYEDIAQSMACPIGTVRSRIFRAREAIAAQLRPVLGSDPERRW; the protein is encoded by the coding sequence ATGAGCGAACGCGAGGTCGATGCCGAGCTGGTGGCTCGGGTGCAACGCGGAGACAAGCGCGCCTTCGATCTGCTGGTCCTGAAGTACCAGCGCAAGATCATGCGCCTGCTGTCCCGGATGATCCGCGATCCGGCCGAAATCGAGGACGTCGCCCAGGAAGCTTTCATCAAGGCCTATCGGGCCCTGCCCCAGTTCCGGGGCGAGAGCGCCTTCTACACCTGGCTCTACCGCATCGCCATCAATACCGCCCGCAACTGGCAAGTGGCCAGCGGACGCCGTCCGAGCACGCTAAATGCAATTGAAACCGAAGACGGTGAAACTTTTAGCCAGATCGACAACCTAACAGACATCAGCACCCCGGAATCGGCCCTGGCCAGCCGACAGATCGTCGAAACGGTCAATGCGGCCATCCAGGCCTTGCCGGAAGACTTACGCACCGCCATCGTATTGCGGGAAATTGAAGGTATGAGCTACGAAGACATCGCCCAGAGCATGGCCTGCCCCATAGGCACGGTCCGTTCACGGATTTTCCGCGCACGCGAGGCCATCGCGGCGCAATTGCGTCCGGTCCTGGGCAGCGATCCCGAGCGCCGCTGGTAA
- a CDS encoding sigma-E factor negative regulatory protein, which yields MQADHQARHDADQEQASWEASVSTWIDGEGDIRPEELDTPYGRQVWDTYHLIGDVLRNQDLAIKPSDFFYARVSKAIDAEPHIVAPRMMRRQGPVRVGLSGLAVAAAVASVVWVALPYISGPGSTQPAATQVLASAGDDAGLRDYLDAHREIAGVNPVRQASFEVSR from the coding sequence ATGCAAGCCGATCATCAAGCCAGGCACGACGCCGACCAGGAACAGGCTTCCTGGGAAGCCTCCGTCTCCACATGGATAGACGGGGAAGGCGACATCCGCCCGGAAGAACTCGATACGCCGTATGGCCGGCAGGTCTGGGATACCTATCACCTTATCGGCGATGTCCTGCGCAACCAGGACCTGGCCATCAAGCCGTCCGACTTCTTCTACGCCCGGGTTTCCAAGGCCATCGATGCCGAGCCGCACATCGTGGCGCCGCGCATGATGCGCCGTCAGGGGCCCGTGCGCGTCGGCCTGTCCGGCCTGGCGGTCGCCGCGGCGGTGGCATCGGTGGTGTGGGTGGCCCTGCCTTATATATCGGGCCCCGGCTCGACGCAGCCGGCCGCCACGCAGGTGCTGGCCAGCGCCGGCGACGACGCGGGGCTGCGCGACTACCTGGATGCGCACCGCGAGATCGCCGGCGTCAATCCGGTGCGCCAGGCTTCATTCGAGGTATCCCGCTGA
- a CDS encoding MucB/RseB C-terminal domain-containing protein, with protein sequence MAMDFSGIPAARLRRHARRAQAAWACQAMLLAAACALAQPAWSAEASKAAPDPVLATLQKIQDAARKLDYSGVYTYQQGGVMLSSRIVHLVDGTGERERIEMLDGAPREFLRHNETTQCLVPEKKVVIVERRRGDRFPALILGEGKGIPENYHYMQRAGTSRIAGRECSVIELTPKDSHRYGYRLCADIETSLLLKAQTLSQHGGVIDQISFSSLQIGDKVPSGQLASSWNTKGWQVFETAMTPVDLAKGGWRIPFPPGYQPVTQVSRPMKRGKQVKQLVITDGLAAISVFIEPYDTDGDTALANGAVSTGAMNIFRTRIGDHWLTALGEVPAETVRDIAERTEYVPLAGR encoded by the coding sequence ATGGCCATGGATTTCAGCGGCATCCCGGCCGCGCGGCTGCGGCGCCATGCCCGGCGTGCGCAGGCGGCGTGGGCCTGCCAGGCCATGCTGCTTGCGGCCGCTTGCGCGCTGGCCCAGCCGGCCTGGTCGGCCGAAGCGTCCAAGGCCGCGCCCGATCCGGTGCTGGCCACATTGCAAAAAATCCAGGACGCCGCGCGCAAGCTGGACTATTCCGGCGTATACACCTACCAGCAGGGCGGGGTCATGCTGTCCTCGCGCATCGTCCACCTGGTTGATGGCACAGGCGAGCGCGAACGCATCGAAATGCTCGATGGCGCGCCGCGCGAATTCCTGAGGCACAATGAAACCACGCAATGCCTGGTGCCCGAAAAGAAGGTCGTCATCGTCGAACGCCGGCGCGGCGACCGCTTTCCGGCCCTGATCCTGGGCGAAGGCAAGGGTATCCCGGAAAACTATCACTACATGCAGCGCGCGGGCACTAGCCGCATCGCCGGGCGTGAATGCTCGGTCATCGAGCTCACGCCCAAAGACAGCCATCGCTATGGCTACCGCCTGTGCGCCGACATCGAGACCAGCCTGCTGCTCAAGGCCCAGACCTTGAGCCAGCATGGCGGCGTCATCGATCAAATATCCTTCAGCAGCCTGCAGATCGGCGACAAGGTGCCGTCGGGCCAGTTGGCATCCAGCTGGAATACCAAGGGCTGGCAGGTCTTTGAAACCGCCATGACCCCGGTCGATCTGGCCAAGGGCGGCTGGCGGATACCGTTTCCACCCGGCTACCAGCCCGTCACGCAGGTCTCCCGGCCCATGAAGCGCGGCAAGCAGGTCAAGCAGCTGGTCATCACCGACGGCCTGGCGGCGATCTCGGTGTTCATCGAGCCCTATGACACGGACGGCGATACGGCGCTTGCCAACGGCGCGGTCAGCACCGGTGCGATGAACATCTTCCGCACACGCATCGGCGACCACTGGCTGACGGCCCTGGGCGAGGTCCCCGCCGAAACCGTGCGCGATATCGCAGAACGCACCGAGTACGTACCCCTGGCCGGGCGCTGA